The Pseudomonas cucumis sequence AAGGACCTGAAATTCCGCGAACTGGAAGCCGCGACCATCCCGCGCGTGCTGACTCAGGTCGACCTGGCGCTGATCAACACCAACTATGCGCTGGAAGCCAAGCTCGATCCGTCCAAGGACGCGCTGGTCATCGAAGGCAACGACTCGCCATACGTGAACATCCTCGTTGCCCGTCCGGACGACAAGGACAGCGCAGCGATGCAGAAACTGGTTGCTGCCCTGCACAGCCCGGAAGTGAAAGCCTTCATTCTCGAAAAGTACAAAGGCGCGGTATTGCCGGCGTTCTGATCAGCTGACGTAAACGAAAAAGGGGCGCAATCACTGCGCCCCTTTTTTGCGTCTGAAACACCGTACCTGTGGGAGCGGGCTTGCCCGCGATGGCGGTGAAACAGTCGACATCAATATTGCATGATGCTCCGTCATCGCGGGCAAGCCCGCTCCCACAGGGTTTCGTGTTGGTTATTCGCGCTTGAGCATCACCGGCAACTGCGCCACCAGTTTCTGGTTGTTCAACGGTGCGCGTATGAACCCGCGCTGAGTCCCGTCCGGTCCGACCACCGCGAGGTTGCCGCTGTGATCAACCGTGTAATTAGGCTTGCTGGTGTCCGCTGGAATAAACGGAATACTCACCGCATTGGCCAGTTTCTGAAGGTCTTCGACCGAGGATGCGGTCAGCCCGATGAATTGCGGATCGAAGTAGCCCAGGTACTGTTTGAGTTGCTTGGGCGTGTCGCGGTTCGGGTCGACGCTGACCAAAACGATCTGCAACTTGTCCACAGCATCCGCCGGCAGTTCGCTCTTGATCTGCCGCAGCTGGGCGAGGGTGGTCGGGCAGATGTCCGGGCAGAAGGTGTAGCCGAAGAACAACAGACTCCATTTGCCTTTCAGCTCGTTGACCGCCACCGGCTTACCGTCCTGATCGGTCATCTTCACGTCTGGCAGGTTACGGCTTTGGGGCAACAGGATGATCCCCGCATCGATCAGTGCCGTCGGGTCGCCCTGGTTTTTTCCGGTCAGTACTTTATTGATGGTCAGGCCCAGGATCAGCGCGATCAAGGCGACGAGAATGAAGACGGTTTTCTGGGTTCGAGTCATAGGTTCAACAGTAAGTAGTGGTCTACGAGCAGCGCGATAAACAGCAGGAACAAGTAGTAAATAGAGTACTTGAACGTGTTGATCGCCGCGTGCGGCCGAGTGCCACGGTACAGCACCACGGCCCATTGCAGAAACCTCGCGCCCAGTGCGAGGGCACAAATCAGGTAGAGCACGCCGCTCATGTGGATCACGTAGGGCATCAGGCTGACGGCCAGTAGTGCAAAGGTATAAAGCAGGATGTGGACTTTGGTGTAGTGCTCGCCATGGGTCACCGGCAGCATCGGAATGTCAGCCTTGGCGTATTCCTCCTTGCGATGAATCGCCAGCGCCCAGAAGTGCGGCGGGGTCCAGGCGAAGATAATCAGTACCAGCAGCAACGGTTCGGCGGTGACATGACCGGTGGCGGCGGTCCAGCCGAGCAGCGGCGGGGCCGCACCGGCGAGGCCACCAATGACGATGTTCTGCGGCGTCGCACGTTTCAGGAAACCGGTGTAAACCACGGCATAACCGAGCAAGGAGGCGAGTGTCAGCCACGCCGTCAACGGGTTGGTGAAGGCTAGCAGCAGAGCTTGGCCGAGCACCGCCAGCACCAGAGCGAAAGTCAGCGCAGCGGTAGGAGAAACCCGACCTTCGGCCAAGGGCCGTTTGTGGGTCCGAGCCATGACCGCATCGATGCGCCGGTCCACCACATGGTTAACCGCCGCCGCACCGCCGGCACACAAGGCAATCCCCAGATTGCCGAACACCAGCACCGTCCACGGCACCCCGGCGCGCGTCGCGAGAAACATGCCGACCAGCGAGGTGATGAGCATCAGCACCACCACTTTCGGCTTGGTCAGCTCCAGGTAATCGCGCCAGATTGCCTGACTGTGACGTTCGCCGATCAGGGTCGCCATGGCATTTCTCCTTTTATTGTTATGGGCCCGGCCGAGTGTTTACGCAGGCTGAGACGCCAGCGTACTGGGGGCTGATGCTTGACCCGAACCAGACTGGTTCGCGCGTGATAATTGACCAGCACCATTGTCAGCAACAGCGCTGCACCGCCGGCGTTGTGGGCGACGGCCACCGGCAGCGGCAAGTGGAACACCACATTGCTGATGCCCAAGGTGATTTGTACGGCAAGGGCGATCAACACCATGGCGGCCAGGCGCGTCATGCCCACGACCTTCAGTTGCCAGGCCAGACCGAGCAGAACGAGGGTGACCAGTAACGCGCCAATACGGTGAGTCAGGTGAATCGCGGTGCGGGCATCGCTGTCCAGTTGCCCGCCCAGGTAATTGGGGCCGATGTGTTGGGTCAGGTGAAAGCCGTTGGCGAAATCAGTCGGTGGCAGCCATTGCCCGTGGCAAGTCGGAAAATCGATGCAGGCCACCGCCGCGTAATTGGAACTGACCCAGCCACCAAGGGCAATTTGCAGGATCACCAGCAACAACCCGGCCGTTGCCCAGTGCTGCAAACGTCGAGGCACGGTCAGCGCCGGCAACACGCCGGACAGGCGCAAGGTCAGCAGAAACAACAGGCTCAAGGTCGCAAAGCCGCCAAGTAAATGCCCGGTGACCACTTGCGGCCAGAGCTTGAGTGTCACCGTCCACATGCCGAACGCCGCTTGGGCGAACACCACCGCCAGCACAAACAACGGTAGTTTCACCGGCTGCCCCGGGTGATGACGATGGGTCCAGGCGCGGCCCGCCAGCACCGCGATCAGCAGCCCCAATGTGCCGGCGAAGTAGCGATGGAGCATCTCGTTCCAGCCTTTGTTGGCTTCTACCGGCGCGTCGGGGAAATGCAGTTCGGCATGGGCCAGTTGGGCTTCGCTGTTCGGCACGCTGATAAAGCCGTAGCAGCCGGGCCAGTCCGGGCAGCCAAGACCCGCATGGGTCAGGCGCGTGTAGGCGCCGAGCAACACCACAATCAGTGCCAGCAAGGTGGCAAACAGCGCGAGGCGAAATCCAGGTTTGGCCATTACGATGCCCTTATCCGATGTTCGACAGTTTCAGCAAATGGCGCAGGTCGTTGAGCAGGTCCTTGCCCTTCACCGTCGGGTCGTAGCGCAGCACCAGATTGCCGTGAGGGTCGATGATCCACAGGTGCGGCGTGTCATTGCTTTGAGCGCCTTTGATGTAGGTCGGCGGGTCCAGTGAATAACGTTGCAGCTGCGGATATTCACGTTGAAGTTTAGTCTCGTAATCGCTGTTCAGCGGCTTTGCGATGGCCAGCGCATGGCTGGCGCGGGAGGCATCGCGACCGAGGCCGATCTGGATCTGGCGCGCCAGATACACCAGCTGCTGGCAGTCCACCGAACAGTCCTTGGGCGCTGTCACCAGTAGCTGCCAGCGGTCTTCTTGCGCCGGTACGCCGATGTCGGCGCGGGTCTGGCCATTGCCGATCAGTTCGCCGTGATAACTGCGGCCCTCCGGCACCCAGAACTGCAATTTGTACATGCCGGTGGCGAGGATCATCGGACCGATCACTCCCAACAGGATCAATAACAGCTGCAAGCGCCCGCGCCGACGATTTACCGGCGTTTTCGCCTCAGACATGCCGGGTGGATTCATGACCGCTCCCATTATTGTTCTCCTTTGCGTTGTGCCAGCCGAGATAGAGGTAAAGGCCGAGCAGGGCTATCGACAGGGCGAACCACTGCACGGCATAAGCCACGTGTTTTTCCGGTCCCATGGCCACCACCGGCCAATCGGCCTGGTAGGTCGCGGGACCGCTTTGCGCGCGTAATTCGTAGGCGAAACCGTCACG is a genomic window containing:
- a CDS encoding COX15/CtaA family protein, whose amino-acid sequence is MAKPGFRLALFATLLALIVVLLGAYTRLTHAGLGCPDWPGCYGFISVPNSEAQLAHAELHFPDAPVEANKGWNEMLHRYFAGTLGLLIAVLAGRAWTHRHHPGQPVKLPLFVLAVVFAQAAFGMWTVTLKLWPQVVTGHLLGGFATLSLLFLLTLRLSGVLPALTVPRRLQHWATAGLLLVILQIALGGWVSSNYAAVACIDFPTCHGQWLPPTDFANGFHLTQHIGPNYLGGQLDSDARTAIHLTHRIGALLVTLVLLGLAWQLKVVGMTRLAAMVLIALAVQITLGISNVVFHLPLPVAVAHNAGGAALLLTMVLVNYHARTSLVRVKHQPPVRWRLSLRKHSAGPITIKGEMPWRP
- a CDS encoding SCO family protein, with product MTRTQKTVFILVALIALILGLTINKVLTGKNQGDPTALIDAGIILLPQSRNLPDVKMTDQDGKPVAVNELKGKWSLLFFGYTFCPDICPTTLAQLRQIKSELPADAVDKLQIVLVSVDPNRDTPKQLKQYLGYFDPQFIGLTASSVEDLQKLANAVSIPFIPADTSKPNYTVDHSGNLAVVGPDGTQRGFIRAPLNNQKLVAQLPVMLKRE
- the cyoE gene encoding heme o synthase, with amino-acid sequence MATLIGERHSQAIWRDYLELTKPKVVVLMLITSLVGMFLATRAGVPWTVLVFGNLGIALCAGGAAAVNHVVDRRIDAVMARTHKRPLAEGRVSPTAALTFALVLAVLGQALLLAFTNPLTAWLTLASLLGYAVVYTGFLKRATPQNIVIGGLAGAAPPLLGWTAATGHVTAEPLLLVLIIFAWTPPHFWALAIHRKEEYAKADIPMLPVTHGEHYTKVHILLYTFALLAVSLMPYVIHMSGVLYLICALALGARFLQWAVVLYRGTRPHAAINTFKYSIYYLFLLFIALLVDHYLLLNL